A single Penaeus chinensis breed Huanghai No. 1 chromosome 7, ASM1920278v2, whole genome shotgun sequence DNA region contains:
- the LOC125027334 gene encoding leucine-rich repeat neuronal protein 1-like → MAKVPAEGPMALPTLMVMCVISIACGTMDDALQEARLSYNATCPEDCTCGLLRSTHLHHLLNTFHCSFANMKSFPPNIPLDIQALIINGNSIRSVPDPVSRLTELQELDLSGNSISSLGRGGMFQNMSRLEYLNMAKNAISTIFHDNLLGLKNLEQLVLFGNKLTYIEDKAFADQTHLLTLVLENNLLGSLYAEWFRGLDSLVELNLAYNRIHNIPASVFLHLHSLERLDLTGNRISTVNPGAFAGLTNLQHLVIKDNFLSKIPAAAFQSLLSLLTLNLDQNPLVKIKPMDFSNLSVTKISLCQMPKLEIIDSKGFYDLANITTIKVTHNSKLAYVDPFAFMNVETLKDLQLHNNNLRGIEKEIVDILPEGVQVSLYNNPLHCDCNGRWLRQLMDERDNVSVILVEPEHLTCSSPPPFAYKLLKHIFPTKLPKTCLPVVLNLTQTQSVVREVGEKQILECRALGSPRPQLRWILPDGSLVNSTLNEVRRRFFPPGTLVYYHLKPRDGGLYTCVAENSVGETRSSLTLNVTGIDIHLFPKHVSSTLVTLIWNGTECRAFPSYKIIFTRIDANGTDVGERRSRNASPTRKVFSITGLHPDSTYRFCIGYEDTNGYWLQISCCIASTDDLEYRKQGLSRISNVAVAAVVVLVLAATLLGHLVSLAVRKYRQRTYQATDKVGEDSSIPLDNLYRPLLMGSDDRKI, encoded by the coding sequence ATGGCGAAAGTACCTGCTGAAGGCCCTATGGCGCTGCCGACTTTGATGGTAATGTGTGTGATCTCTATAGCATGTGGGACGATGGACGACGCCCTGCAAGAGGCCCGTCTCTCCTACAATGCAACTTGTCCAGAGGACTGTACTTGCGGGCTCCTACGTTCAACGCACTTGCATCACCTCCTCAACACCTTCCATTGTTCCTTCGCCAATATGAAATCCTTCCCTCCAAATATACCGCTAGATATCCAGGCCCTCATAATCAATGGAAATTCGATCAGAAGCGTTCCAGATCCTGTTTCAAGATTGACGGAGCTTCAAGAACTCGATTTGTCAGGGAACAGCATTAGTTCTTTAGGTAGAGGAGGTATGTTCCAGAACATGTCAAGATTAGAGTACCTAAACATGGCCAAGAATGCAATTTCGACCATATTCCACGACAATCTTTTAGGTCTCAAGAATCTGGAACAACTTGTTCTTTTCGGTAATAAGCTAACCTATATCGAGGACAAGGCATTTGCTGATCAGACCCACTTGCTGACCCTTGTACTTGAGAACAATCTACTCGGGTCATTATACGCTGAGTGGTTCCGAGGGCTGGATTCTCTCGTGGAACTCAACTTAGCTTACAATAGGATCCACAACATTCCTGCTTCAGTATTTCTCCACCTACATTCCCTTGAACGACTGGACCTCACAGGGAATCGCATTTCAACTGTGAATCCCGGAGCTTTTGCAGGCCTTACGAACCTCCAACATCTGGTAATAAAAGACAATTTCCTTTCCAAAATACCCGCTGCAGCCTTCCAGAGCTTGCTGTCTCTCCTGACATTGAATCTGGACCAGAATCCCCTCGTCAAAATCAAACCGATGGACTTCTCCAACCTCAGTGTGACCAAAATCAGCCTTTGCCAAATGCCTAAGCTGGAAATCATTGATTCTAAAGGGTTTTATGACCTTGCTAACATAACTACAATAAAGGTCACTCACAACAGTAAACTTGCGTATGTGGATCCTTTTGCCTTCATGAATGTAGAAACACTGAAGGACCTGCAGCTCCATAATAATAACcttagaggaatagagaaagaaattgtAGATATTTTACCTGAAGGAGTTCAAGTGTCTCTGTACAATAACCCTTTACATTGTGACTGTAACGGGCGATGGCTTCGTCAACTGATGGATGAAAGGGATAATGTTAGTGTAATTTTAGTGGAACCTGAGCATCTTACCTGCAGTAGCCCCCCTCCATTCGCTTATAAACTTCTAAAACATATTTTTCCAACAAAACTTCCAAAAACCTGTCTTCCAGTTGTGCTCAATTTAACACAGACACAATCTGTAGTTAGAGAAGTTGGTGAAAAACAAATATTGGAATGTCGTGCACTTGGTTCCCCGAGGCCCCAACTGCGGTGGATTTTGCCAGACGGTTCGCTGGTCAATTCTACCCTGAACGAGGTCCGGCGACGGTTCTTCCCTCCTGGAACCCTCGTGTACTACCACCTGAAGCCAAGGGACGGCGGCTTGTACACCTGCGTGGCCGAGAACTCCGTCGGCGAGACCAGGAGTTCTCTCACCCTCAACGTCACTGGCATCGACATCCATCTGTTCCCCAAACACGTATCGTCGACCCTTGTGACCCTTATCTGGAATGGAACAGAATGTCGAGCGTTCCCCTCGTACAAGATTATCTTCACTCGAATCGACGCCAACGGGACGGACGTCGGGGAGAGGAGATCCAGGAATGCAAGTCCCACCAGGAAGGTCTTCTCCATCACGGGGCTTCATCCAGACTCCACCTACCGCTTCTGCATCGGCTACGAAGACACAAATGGCTACTGGCTTCAGATTTCTTGCTGCATCGCCAGCACTGACGATTTAGAATACAGGAAGCAGGGACTTTCTCGGATTTCCAACGTGGCTGTCGCTGCAGTGGTGGTCCTTGTACTAGCAGCGACTTTGCTTGGCCATCTGGTATCGCTGGCGGTCAGGAAATATCGCCAGAGAACGTACCAGGCAACGGACAAAGTTGGCGAGGACTCCAGCATCCCCCTGGACAACCTGTACCGCCCTCTCCTCATGGGTTCTGACGATAGAAAGATCTGA